The nucleotide sequence tgtttaaaatgatactttatttgaatatattgtatttttatgaagtttcttatatattatatgcatataatatagatatatatataaataattcattaagttaaaaccggttcgaacctagttgaaccccggttgaacctttgaaccgtaaACCAAAGACTTttcggtttgatgaccggtccggttttaaaaaccttggaATCAGCACCATAATTGCTAAAAAAGATTTGATTTCTGCGAATGTTTTCTGATGCTGAAATGGAAGCGGAGGGGTGTGAATATATATAGCGAAAGATCAATAGAGAATTGTGGACTTCTTTTCTGAAGCGGCGGTCGGTTTCTATAAAATTCTACGGTCTTCTTTTGAATTCGTGAAGGAGGCATATGTTTGTCTCTTTGGTACTTCTTCCACCGAACAGAGTACTTACATGGGCCGCCGTTGGATTCTGAAATGGGCCAAGATTATGAGGCCGTAATAATTtggaaaattttatctacacaccactaatCTACCATCTTTATATCACTTTTTGAACATaataaatttacaccaaaaaattataaatcgaCACACAAATTTATAATGAAGAAAaccaaattacccttattttatataatattataaatattaatgttaagtttacacacatttaACTCACTTTTAAAGTTTCATCAAACACCTGACAACTTATTTCACatgtataatattataaatattaatgtTAAGTTTTGCAGAGCTCATGGACGACGATCCTCCTCTTGCAAACCTTGTCTTCGCCTAGCCCTCTGAGTACCTTCGCTATTTCGACGAAGCTGCACTCTAGGCCCAtgtaatactttttttttttccccttctctcaaTTTGTATCTCTCTGTACACATTACGTTCTTGCTCATGTGTTGCCTTAATTTCTGTTAAACCTTTATTGAACTAATTCACGAAgagatttatatatatttatgtaaactacaaaatattaaaaagtggtgtaaagatagtagattaatggtgtgtagataaaatttccattTGTTGTATCTTTACTGTAGCAAAGGAACGAATAccaaagagaaattttatttgcacaccactaaaatactaagtttacacaatttttaaaataaaattattttacataaatatctttaTTTCAAATAACGTATTAAAccttaattaaaaattttaaaaaaaaatttatatttatatattgaattaaaaagaactaaatgtacaccaaaaattttgaattaggtttttttatttggttgtACGAGGAAGTTGGACGATGACACACCTTGAAAACAGGGCTGAAGCCACCGTGACCGAGGAGGTTCAAGTGGGAGAAGAAGTTTGTATCCCTCCATCTTTAATAAAAGAACATTCATTAGTAACAGATTGGATATATATAGTAACTTTTCTGGGTATATTTATTCAACTCCccccacaaaaacaaaaactagtcAACCTAAGACTGCCGTTTTGGTAAAGTACAAACTGACGAAATCAGTGAGTAATCATGAATCAACATTAATCAGTGACCAtatcaagaaaaacaaactGACGAAAGTCAAATCTATTACTTCTCTAAGCATTCACAACCATTGCCAGAATTCTGAAGACAGCGGTAGGGGTGAAATCAGTAAGAAATTGTGAGGTTGAATGTGGGGTTGGAGAGAGAATGTGTGTGTAAATTTAATTAtagtatttttaatattttacacatcaaGGGTAAATCGATctttttcactataattttgaGTGTAGAATATAATTTTATGGTATAAATTTATCATATTCAAAAAATGATATAAGCATAGTATTTTTGTGGTGTATAGATAATACTTCCCTAATaatttcaacaattttctttttgaaacggCGAAGAAatattcgaaccctgatcatcaAGATGATATACACATCATCCTTATCACTCACATCATCTTTACCACCCAACTAGTGACTGAAgtgcaatttcaacaatttAGGCACCATTTGGTGTACAATTTCTCTCAACAATATATGGTCAATTAACCATAAATTGTAAATAATCACCAAACAACAACTTGTTATCCCAAAATCCAAGACAATTTCTTGACCATATATTATCATTTCTAATATTATCCCCTCTAGTACCATTTTGAGACGATATTgacttttttttgtaaaaactaTCCTCACTCTTTTGGCTTTTTATAtgtttgaaaaatataaaataaataattaaataatatttaatggCTTTTATTATGttcattaattatttaattattctttaaataaaaaactttaattattatgttttattattaaaatgcaTATTACCCCTACAtttaatttacacaacaattttaatagcAAATAAGCTGCCAGCAAAAGTACAATCAAACACCTAGCAGCACTTCAATAACCATGTATGCTACCATTTATTACTATCATTTATtatctacaatatatgttactgtcaaaattgGCTACGGAACGCATCCTAGTCTTGTTAACTAATTATGTTATGTATCATAATCTTTTCCTAACCCTAATAAACTATAGACATAATTGTGTAAAACATCTCTCACACTGGTTTTGTGTTTCCGTTATTATCTAAGAAGAAGCGATAAGTTCAGGGCATGCAAGGCAGCCTTATTCGTGTCCATGGTggtgaacaaaaaagtgaaacttgagatggAACTGGCAGCTAATGACTCTTCTCGTTCTCCTCATGTTCTCATCTTCCCTGCACCTGCGCAAGGCCATGTAGACTCCATGCTCAAGCTGTCCGAGCTTCTCTCCCTCGCCGGCCTCCGAATCACTTTTCTTAACTCCGATTACAATCACAACAGACTTGTCCGATACACTGATGTTCAAGCCCGGTTCGCCCAATATCCCGGATTCCAATTCAAGACCATTTGGGATGGGCTACCAAATGACCATCCAAGATCTGGTCACGAAATCATGGATGTCTTTGATGCTATGAATTCGGCAACAAAGCCGCTCCTCGAAAAGATGCTCACCCAGAGTGACCCGCCGGTTAATTGTATTATTGGTGATGGGATTATGGGGTGGGTTATTGATGTTGCTGAGCAGCTTGATATTCCAATCATTCATTTCCGGACAATTGGTGCTAGCTGCTTCTGGGCTTATTATTGTCTTCATGACACGATTGAAGCTCGTCAATTGCCTATAAATGGTACATCTTTCGTTCTCTCGTGTCTTCGTCTATTTCATTACGTCAAACTtaatatcttttctttttttttttaaattatgaaGGAATCGAAGATATGGATCGGTTGATAACAACTGTACCGGGCATGGAAACGTTTCTCCGGTGCCGAGATCTCCCAAGTTTCTGCAGAGCTAGTGATCTCGACGACCCAAATCTCCGACTCGTCAAAACAGAGACCCGACAGTCTCCTCGAACCCGTGGACTGATTTTGAACACATTCGAAGATCTTGAAGGACTGATGCTTTCCCAAATCCATACTCAGTGTCCCAATATCTACACAATCGGTCCAATCCACGCTCACCTAAACACAAGACTAGGCGTCAATGGAACAGAAACTCAATCATCGAACAGTCTGTGGGAAGTTGACATGAGCTGCATTTCATGGCTTGACAAACAACCCCCAAAATCAGTCATCTATGTAAGCTTTGGAAGCATTACAGTGATGACAAGATGCCAATTCATGGAATTCTGGTTCGGACTTGTGAATAGCAAGAAGAGATTCTTATGGGTCACAAGACCTGATTCAATATCCGGGAGCGGCGCTGGTGGTGGTGAGATTCCGGTGGAGATTGAATTGGGGACCAAGGAGAGAGGGTACATGGTGAGTTGGGCCCCTCAAAAGGAGGTCCTGAGTCACAATGCTGTAGGTGGGTTTTTGACACACTCTGGATGGAATTCAACTTTGGAGAGTATTGTCTCTGGTGTCCCCATGATTTGCTGGCCCTACTTTGCTGACCAACAGTTGAATAGCAGGTTTGTGAGTGAGGTGTGGAAGCTTGGTTTGGACATGAAGGATGTGTGTGATAGAAAAGTAGTTGAGAAGATGGTGAATGATCTGATGGTGGAGAGGAGGGAAGAGTTTGTTAGATCAACGGATAAGATGGCTCGGTTGGCTAAAAAAAGTGTCACTGAAGGTGGGTCCTCTTATTGTAACTTGGACCGTTTGATTGAGGACATCAGGTTGATGAGCATGCAATCATATGGTCATTAACAGATGGGTGCAAGATCGTACCAATTAGAGTATGTAGACAAACAAGAAACTTGGGACGTTTAATAAATTAAGGGCATCTCCAAGACTGGTATGCAAAATGGGGATGCATAACTGTACTTTGCATATTTGAATAGTTATATGCataatttaatgaaatttcattCCAACAATGAGTATGTAAAATGggtttccatttaatttatcacatttttttttatttttttaataattctaTAAATGTGTAGCCTCTCACTCATCACTTTGTGCCAAATCTTTCAAAAACTTCTACATGGATCACCCAAATGCCAGTTCTAAGATTTTGAGAGAATTCATTGCTTTCGACTCTGATTCTGAAAATGAGTTGGAACAACTTTTTAATGCCCGAGAGAATGACGATCAACAAGCTAATAGGAGGAGACGAACTGGCCACCGTGGTTCCTTTTTAGGCCATAAAATTATTCAACGCAATCACATTGACGGTCACTCCAGATTTGGCATGCATTTTTTGGAATGCCATGGTCTCTAAATGATATCAATGTGCTACAAAGATCTCCTGTATTTGGTGCACTAGCTAATGGTCGTGCGCCCGAAGCAAATTACACGATTAATGGTCATCAATACAATATGGGATATTATCTCGCAGATGGCATATATCCTCGTTGGTCTACATTTGTGAAAACAATTCCATGCCCACAATGCCCAAAACGGAAACACTTTGCCAAAATGCAAGAAGCTGCTCGGAAGGACGTAGAGCGTGCTTTTGGGGTCTTAAAAGCTCGTTTTGCCATAACACGTGGATCTGCAAGATTTTGGGACGTCGATACGCTTGACGATATTATGACAGCTTGCATAATATTACATAATATGATCGTTGAGGAAAACGGGGGCCCTGACCACATAGACTTCGATGGACTCACAACTCCACCAACAATGTCACATACTCAAACTGCTGAGTTTTGAAGTTTCATCCAAACACATCGTCAAATTAGAGATTCTTAAACCCATTCACAATTGCAAGATGACCTTGTAGAGCACTTATGGACTCGCTTAGGGTCATCCGATTGAGTCCACTATAAGTCACAGTTTGTGGGTAGATCTGAaaaaaccctcacgagactaaaACTCGTCCACTAAGGTTTCCTTAGGGGTTCAAAGGCTTGTCGCatgtgctaaatgcaaccgcgattcctgcgtcagtgagttaggttaTATCTTGAAAGCAATGTTTATTTTGGTTTTATGCGTGTCCATGCATGATAATAAATGCTACTTTGTTTCCTTCAGCTCAATCACTATCCAAATAGAAGTCCACAACATCTAGCTCAAACATAGAGCCAAAACACAGGAGATCTTGTAAAGAAAGTTTAGACAATCATTTaatcaaaataagaaaacattaaaaattataacCCTTTTTGGCCATTATCTCTATCCTAGCATTCTTCCAATACTCAGCCACCATGGGATCCATGCCTCTAAGGTCTTTGGACATAACTTCTATTTCCCAACTCCTCTCCATCTCCCTTTCCTTTAGCTCTCTATCTCGTTGCTGTTCAAGTAGAGCTCTATCACGTTGTTCATATTTTGCGCGTTCGATATTAAGTTTCTCTTTCAAGATCTCATCCGAAATTGAGGACTTCGATCCACTTGCAGCAAGTTTTTTTGCGGCTTTTATGCCTAGTGGTCTATCTTGATTAATGGAACGTTCATCATTATCTCCGCCAATGGGAGACTCATTAAGGTCATGTAGGGAGACACTAGAAGTCTTATGCCTCTTGTTTGAGAGAGTTTCTTGCCATTTAGCTTCATCCTTCAATATAATCCAACAATGCTCAAGTAGAAATGGTTTATGCTCTAAGTCAGCGTTCATGGATTTTGCATCATCTACCTGTataagaaatagaaaaataaacacTGTCAAATATTATTCAGTCAAGAAAGAAATGATTAAAGTTCAATAATGTCTAGAATCTCTAAAGCATGTGCTCTGCACTCTGAACACTATATGGAGAATCTTGGACTTAACATTGCAAAATAATGACTGTCAAATATCATTTATTCAACAAAGGAATGATTAAAGTTCAACATTATCTACAAATGTCTAAAGCATGTGCACTGCAATATGAACAAAATATTTAGAATCTAAGACTTAGCACATGAACTCAAATTCCAGCATCAACAATACAAAGTTAGTCACATAGTTAAGTAGGAAAAAATTACCATTCCTTGTTTGGTGTCTTCCTTCAATTTGACTTAAATGACCAGAAAATTTTGACACTTCTTGTTAATATCATTCCACCTTTGCTTTAGAGATGCTTGGGTACGGGGACCTCCATGGATGTTGAAGAATTCACTAATTCTTTGCCAATATCTATTAGCATTTTGAGCATTCCCATGTGTTGAATCTTTACTAGTATTTAGCCAAGCGGAGACAAGGAGTTTGTCATCGTCAATTGAGAAATTCTGACTTCTTCGACTAGTGCCTGTTAACGGCATAACCTCGGATGGAATTTGTGACTCCAATTGATCAATATTATGTTCATCGTCTAATTCATCGCTCATGAGCAACGATGCATATGAATTGTACATGGAATCCATATCTACAACTAGTCAAGAAAACATtagcaattaaataaaataggacCAGAACATAGCACTTGCACTTGATGAGAATAAGCACTAAAGGGAAGCTGCAGAGGACATATACACAATGTTTCTTTAACTTGAAAAAGAGATATCATTTAAAGCTTCATCTTCTACAAAGAGCTCCATGTGGCCCCAAATAAACGCAGATTAGAGGAGCCCCAAATTCCTATGAAAGAACACCTTCAAATACATGCGAGAAATCACCCAATTCAAACCAATTTAGAGATAAATACCCAGTATCAGATTTCAATTTGGCCCCAAAATAATACCCAAACTCACCCCAAAATCTCAATTATATCTTCATATGCAGACATATAGACAACGGTTGAAGACTGAGTGATGAAGAATGGTACCTATCAACGTCGGAAGAGGTAATTGAGGAGAGGAGGATGATTGCGGCAAAGTTCGGAATAATTGCGACAAAGGTTGAATGGTTGCAATGAAGTTGGGATGATTGCAGCAATCTCGTCTCTGCTTTTATGGTGGATTCGGATGATTTGGGAGAGGTTTCTTGTCACTGTTCAAAGTCGTTGAGCAACGACTTTCTCCCTCCTGCGTCCTTTTGcatctcctttctctctcctctctgagATCGCAAATTTGGGAATCCAAATTGAGGTCGCATATTTTCGACCTCGTATATGAACGCAGTTGGCTTCACAAAAACTACGAAACGGGTATGTAAATCAACGGTTATGGGTATGCATACCCGTTTGCATACCAGCGTTGGAGATGCCCTAAGAGGTCTAAAAATGGGTATGCATAATTGTACTATGCATACTTGAATAGTACTATACAAACCCATATGCATATTTTAATTGAATCTCATTCCAACAATGAATATGTAAAATTGGTTTCCATTTAATTTAccactatttttttattttttttaattattctatAAATATGTGTAGCCTTCATTCATCACTTTGTGCCAAATCAATGTGTATTTTACATTGAAATCTTATCACAAACTTCAAACTTCTCCATGGATCACTTAAATGTCAATTATGAGATTTTAAGAAAATTTCTTGCCTTCGATCCGACTCTAAAGATGAGTTGGAGCAGCTTTCTAGTGCACGAGAGACAGATGATCAAGAAGCAAATGGAGGAGACGAACTGGCCACAATGGTTCCATTCTAGGCCATAGAATTGTTCAATGCAATTATGTTGACGATCATTCCAGATTGTGGAATGACTATTTCAAGCCAAATCCTGTTTACTATGAAGGTCTATTTAGGAGAAGATTTTGAATGAGTCAAAATCTTTTTCTCCATATTGCAAATGTTGTGTTAGCGAATGATGCATATTTTGTCCAGAGACGGAATGCAGCTGGAGTTCTAGGGCTCTTTGCTGTTCAAAAGATCACCGTAGTGGTTAGGTTCCTCGCATACGGGAGTCTAGTAGACTCTTTGGACGAGTATATACAGATCGGTGAGAGTACTGCAATTGCAAGTTTAAGAAGATTTGTTAGAGGAGTTATTACAGTATTCGGAGAAAGGTACTTGAGGGTGCCCGATCAAAACGATGTTCAACGCTTATTAGCACAGAATGAAGAACGTGGTTTTCCTGGTATGCTTGGAAGTATTGATTGTATGCACTGACAATGAAGGAATTGCCCAATTGCCTGGCAAGGGATGTATACTGGACATTGTCGTTCGCCTACCATTATTTTGGAAGCTATGGCATTGCGTGGTATGTGGATTTGGCATGCTTTTTTTGTAATGCCAGGGTCTCTAAATGATATCAATGTGCTTCAAAGATCTCCTGTATTCGCCGCACTAGCTAATGGTAGTGCGCCTGAAGCAATTTACATGATTAATGGATATCAGTACAATATGGGATATTATCTCGTTGATGGAATATATCCCTGCTGGTCAACGTTTGTGAAAATAATTCCATGCCCACAGTGCCCAAAAAGGAAACATTTTGCTAAAATGCAGAAAGCGCTCGGAAGGACGTAGAACGTGCTTTTGGGGTCCTACAAGCTCGTTTTGCCATAACAGGTGGATCTGCAAGATATTAGGATGTTGATACACTTGATGATATTATGACATCTTGCATAGTATTACATAATATGATCATTAAGGAAAACGGAGGTTCCAACCACATAGACTTCGAGGGTCTCACAATTCCACCGACAATGTCACATACTCAAACAACTGAGTTTACAAGTTTCATCTAAACACATCGTCACATTAGAGATGCTTCAACCCATTCACAATTGCAAGATGACCTTGTAGAGCACTTGTGAGCTCGCTTAGGCTCATTCGATTGAGGCCACTATAATATACAGTTTGTAGGTAGATCTAAAAAAACCCTCAAGAGACTAGAGCTCGTCCACTAAGGTTTCcttaggggtttaaaggcttgttgcatgtaCTAAATGCAATTGCGATTCCtgcgtcagtgagttaggttaTGTAGTAAAAGTAGTTTTATTTTAGTATTATGGGTTTAGGGATGATAATATATGATACTTTGTTTCCTTAAGCTCAATCTGACTCCAAATAGAAAAGAACATCCTTAAAAGGCTGAACTCTATCACTACATGACAAAAACCTGTTGTTTAGTCAACAAAAGAATCACATCTCTGCATTGCTAATATCTTGAATACAAGCCAAAATAGAAGTCCACAACATCTTGATCAAATATTGTTCAGAATTGACAAAAGCAATGAAAAGATTGTCCATAATACATAAACCTCAATAATGTTAAGAGATTGTCCAAAATAAAAGTAAACATGTAGTTCAAGTAATGTTCAAAACCTCAATAATACAAAGTCTAAAACATAAAAACACCAGTACAATTAAAAAGCTCAAACATAACCCTTTTGACCATTATCTCCATCCTAGCATTCTTCCAATACTCAGCCATCATGGGATCCATGCCTCTAAGGGCTTTAGACATAACTTTAATTTCCCAATTCCTCTCCATCTCcctttcttttagctctctatTTCGTTGCTGTTCAAGTAGAGCTCTATCACGTTGTTCAAATTTTGTGCGTTCGacgttaattttctttttcaagatCTCATTTGAAATTGAAGACTTTGATCCACTTCCAACAAGTTTTTTTGCGGTGTTTGTGCCTAGTGGTCTATCTTGATTAATTGAACGTTCATCATCATCTCCGCCAATGGATGACTCATGAGAGTCATGTAGGGAGACACTAGAAGTCTTATGCCTCTTGTTGGAGAGAGTTTCTTGCCATTTGGCTTCATCCTTCAATAATATCCAGCAATGCTCAAGCAGAAATGGTTTACGCTCTAAGTCAGCGTACATGGATTTTGCATCATCAAGCTGTATAAGAAATAGCAAAACCCTAAACTGTCAAATATCATCAAATGGCAAGAAACATCATTAAGAAACAACAATATGAACACAAAATCCAGCACTAATAATACAAAGTTAGTCACATATTTAAGTAGGAAAAATTACCATTCCTTGTTCGGTTTGTCCGCTAGGGTGTCTTCCTTCAATTTGACTTAAATATCCATAAATTTTTGGCACTTCTTGTTAATGTCATTCCACCTTTGTTTTACAGATGCTTGGGTACGAGGACCTCCATGGGTGTTGAAGAATTCATTAATTCTTTGTCAATATCTGTTAGAATTTTGAGCATTCCcttgaattgaatctttgcTAGTATTTAGCCAAGCGAACACAAGGAGTTTATCATCATCAATTGAGAAATTCTGGCTTCTTCGATTAATTCTTGTTAAAGGCACAACCTCGGATGGAATTTGTGACTCCAATTGATCAATATGATGATCATTGTCTAATTCATCGCTCATGAGCAATGATGCATATGAATTGTACATggaatccatatctgatcaaattgaagaaacaaTTCAACAATATAGATAATAAGCCTATATAACCAATTCAGAGCTTTCCCAAAATCATGTATGAATTCATCAAGTTGTTCTACTCTGAGAAGTGATTtataatctatatatatgttgaagTTAAACCAATCCATTCACACCCAAAGATTATTCAACTTCTCCATCATGGATAATCCATTCAATGAGAAGATCAACAATTGCACATTGGGAAAGTCGTGCGCttacaaaacaaaattcatgaaCTGATTCGGTATAGAACCCAAACTACAAAACTAACAAGCACATCATCTATAGAATTCTTATGCTTACCACAAAATGATGAACCCAAACTACACACAGAATGGCCTTAATTCTTAGAGCCACTAAACAATCAAATATTAGGTCACACCCACTATCTCTCAAGTTTTGAGTTGAACCAATCCATCAACACAAGTAGTTCAACCGAAAACTAACGTCATCAGCTGCATAATTtataaacacaaaatcaaaatcaacaatgcTACGAAATAAACAGAAATCAACTTTCAGAATCTAAAGTAAACGCACACAAGTACATGACACAATAAAATTACCCAAATTTCAACACTATTTCGGTCGATTGGAAGCTTATAACATGAAAATGCAGAGATCTCAAACTATTCCTCTgtgaatttggaaaaaaaaactaagagaACAACAAAATCCACAGTCTCGAAATTGAACCCTAACTTCGTACGAATAGAAAATGAGCTTACCAGATAAAAGGTTAGCGAAGTGGGAGCGAGAGAAATGGCAGTGTGGGTGAGCGAATAGCGATCATAACTTAGATGTTAACATTTATGCATGGTTTTCGGCACTATTCATAGCCGTTGCTCAACGGTTATCAACACTCGCGTCGGTTTGCGACCTTCGTCTCTCTCCTTGCCAGAGTCGCAAATATTGGAACCATAAATGGGGTCGCAAACTTTCGAATCGGTTTGTGACCTTTGTTGGCTTGACGAAAATGGCGAAATGGGTACGCATATCGTCCGTTACCCGTTTGCGAACTGGTTTACGACCTTTGTTGGAGATGCCCTAAGTACGGTTAAATAAGGATATGTCCTACAAATGTTCAATCTCATTTAATTTCTCCCATTAAAAGGGCATTTTTTGACCAA is from Tripterygium wilfordii isolate XIE 37 chromosome 14, ASM1340144v1, whole genome shotgun sequence and encodes:
- the LOC120015318 gene encoding 7-deoxyloganetic acid glucosyltransferase-like, producing MVVNKKVKLEMELAANDSSRSPHVLIFPAPAQGHVDSMLKLSELLSLAGLRITFLNSDYNHNRLVRYTDVQARFAQYPGFQFKTIWDGLPNDHPRSGHEIMDVFDAMNSATKPLLEKMLTQSDPPVNCIIGDGIMGWVIDVAEQLDIPIIHFRTIGASCFWAYYCLHDTIEARQLPINGIEDMDRLITTVPGMETFLRCRDLPSFCRASDLDDPNLRLVKTETRQSPRTRGLILNTFEDLEGLMLSQIHTQCPNIYTIGPIHAHLNTRLGVNGTETQSSNSLWEVDMSCISWLDKQPPKSVIYVSFGSITVMTRCQFMEFWFGLVNSKKRFLWVTRPDSISGSGAGGGEIPVEIELGTKERGYMVSWAPQKEVLSHNAVGGFLTHSGWNSTLESIVSGVPMICWPYFADQQLNSRFVSEVWKLGLDMKDVCDRKVVEKMVNDLMVERREEFVRSTDKMARLAKKSVTEGGSSYCNLDRLIEDIRLMSMQSYGH
- the LOC120014166 gene encoding glutathione S-transferase T3-like, yielding MDSMYNSYASLLMSDELDDEHNIDQLESQIPSEVMPLTGTSRRSQNFSIDDDKLLVSAWLNTSKDSTHGNAQNANRYWQRISEFFNIHGGPRTQASLKQRWNDINKKCQNFLVDDAKSMNADLEHKPFLLEHCWIILKDEAKWQETLSNKRHKTSSVSLHDLNESPIGGDNDERSINQDRPLGIKAAKKLAASGSKSSISDEILKEKLNIERAKYEQRDRALLEQQRDRELKEREMERSWEIEVMSKDLRGMDPMVAEYWKNARIEIMAKKGYNF